The Equus asinus isolate D_3611 breed Donkey chromosome 22, EquAss-T2T_v2, whole genome shotgun sequence genome has a segment encoding these proteins:
- the LOC106835313 gene encoding uncharacterized protein: protein MQRHPGRGRGGAWGERRVSQRTARGADRRFPAHKARRPRAPCPARGPRYKAPRGLGVQRPPRPAAAPCPAAQPASAPPARPGLAAAASGPPPTAASPATAAPLRLRGLPGRLLRPQLRIPLRRSARTQLSLHHHRVGQREPPGAPQPGDRPQRAEREARGEGADQVPQQQVRCLHRQGALPGAAEQAAGGQVEVLPEAAVAGCQVRGGQQREADLGAQPRAGGAGELQEEDVDCAYLHKSDLETNAEAPVQEIDFLRRLYEEQLQILHAHISDTSGIVKMDNSRELNMDNILAKIKAQYDDIASGSQTEAESWYRSKCEEIKATVVWHGETLRRTKEEINELNRVIQRLTAEVENAKCQVREPGPPLSAGGEWVSLKQGDLSWTSCQCVGKRTNIKCEKIGLSNQPCH from the exons ATGCAGCGCCACCCTGGCCGAGGCCGCGGAGGGGCGTGGGGGGAGCGCAGGGTGTCGCAGCGCACAGCCCGCGGAGCTGACCGGCGCTTCCCGGCCCATAAAGC CCGCCGGCCGCGCGCTCCCTGCCCGGCCCGCGGGCCGCGATATAAGGCGCCGCGCGGGCTCGGGGTCCAGCGCCCGCCCCGTCCCGCCGCCGCGCCTTGTCCTGCCGCTCAGCCCGCCTCGGCGCCCCCTGCGCGCCCCGGCCTGGCCGCGGCTGCATCAGGGCCGCCCCCTACCGCGGCGTCTCCTGCTACCGCGGCCCCGCTGCGTCTGCGGGGGCTTCCGGGCCGGCTCCTGAGGCCGCAGCTTCGGATACCGCTCCGGCGAAGTGCGCGCACCCAGCTCTCCCTGCATCACCACCGTGTCGGTCAACGAGAGCCTCCTGGCGCCCCTCAACCTGGAGATCGACCCCAACGCGCAGAGCGTGAAGCACGAGGAGAAGGAGCAGATCAAGTGCCTCAACAACAGGTTCGCTGCCTTCATCGACAAG GTGCGCTTCCTGGAGCAGCAGAACAAGCTGCTGGAGGTCAAGTGGAGGTTCTACCAGAAGCCGCTGTGGCCGGATGCCAAGTGCGTGGAGGCCAACAGCGGGAGGCTGACCTTGGAGCTCAACCACGTGCAGGAGGTGCTGGGGAGCTACAAGAAGAG GACGTGGACTGCGCCTACCTGCACAAATCAGACCTGGAGACCAACGCGGAGGCCCCGGTCCAGGAGATCGACTTCCTGCGGCGACTGTATGAGGAG CAGCTCCAGATCCTCCACGCCCACATCTCAGACACCTCGGGCATCGTCAAGATGGACAACAGCCGGGAACTGAACATGGACAACATCCTGGCCAAGATCAAGGCCCAGTACGATGACATCGCCAGCGGCAGCCAGACCGAGGCCGAGTCCTGGTACCGCAGCAAG TGTGAGGAGATAAAGGCCACGGTGGTCTGGCACGGGGAGACCCTGCGCCGCACCAAGGAGGAGATCAACGAGCTGAACCGCGTGATCCAGAGGCTGACCGCCGAGGTCGAGAATGCCAAGTGCCAGGTACGAGAGCCTGGCCCACCCCTCAGTGCAGGAGGAGAATGGGTTAGCCTGAAGCAGGGGGATCTAAGTTGGACCTCCTGCCAGTGTGTGGGGAAAAGAACAAACATCAAATGTGAGAAAATTGGGCTCTCAAATCAGCCCTGCCACTAG
- the LOC106835268 gene encoding keratin, type II cuticular Hb6-like — MTCGSARFSSCSGVRTSSSCVATQGYSSGRTFSCSSACGPRPGRCCITAAPYRGISCYRGLASGFGSRSVCGGVRAGSSGRSFGYRSGGLCGLSAPSITTVSVNESLLVPLNLEMDPNAQGVKQKEKEQIKSLNNKFAAFIDKVRFLEQQNKLLQTKWQFYQNRKCCDSNLEPLFSGYIETLRREAERVEADSGRLASELNHVQEVLEGYKKKYEEEVTLRTTAENEFVRIKQEVNGVYVRKGDLEANAHSLVEEISFLKSLYEEEIRVLQAHISDTSVIVKMDNSRDLNMDSILAEIKAHYDDIASRSRAEAESWYRGKYEEIKATVVRHGETLRRTKEEINELNRVIQRLTAEINNAKSQNSKLEAAVSQAEQQGEVALTDARRKLAGLEEALQKAKQDMARLLREYQEVLSSKLGLDIEIATYRRLLEGEEQRLCDGISSVNICVSNSQGGVVCGDLSTTRTCTIKSRGVGICGSSYKKC, encoded by the exons ATGACCTGTGGATCAGCTCGCTTTAGCTCCTGCAGTGGAGTCCGCACGTCCAGCTCCTGTGTGGCCACTCAAGGATACAGCTCTGGCCGCACCTTCAGCTGCTCCTCGGCCTGTGGGCCCCGACCTGGCCGCTGCTGCATCACCGCCGCCCCCTACCGCGGCATCTCCTGCTACCGCGGCCTTGCCAGCGGCTTTGGCAGCCGCAGCGTCTGTGGGGGCGTCCGGGCTGGCTCGAGCGGCCGCAGCTTCGGATACCGCTCTGGTGGCCTGTGTGGACTTAGCGCACCCAGCATCACCACTGTGTCGGTCAATGAGAGCCTCCTGGTGCCCCTCAACCTGGAGATGGACCCCAACGCGCAGGGTGTGAAGCAAAAGGAGAAGGAGCAGATCAAGAGCCTCAACAACAAGTTTGCTGCCTTCATCGACAAG GTGCGCTTCCTGGAGCAGCAGAACAAGCTGCTGCAGACCAAGTGGCAGTTCTACCAGAACCGCAAGTGCTGCGACAGCAACCTGGAGCCGCTGTTCAGTGGCTACATCGAGACGCTGCGGCGGGAGGCCGAGCGCGTGGAGGCCGACAGCGGGAGGTTGGCCTCGGAGCTCAACCACGTGCAGGAGGTGCTGGAGGGCTACAAGAAGAA GTATGAAGAGGAGGTCACCCTGAGGACCACGGCAGAGAATGAGTTTGTCAGAATCAAGCAG GAGGTGAACGGTGTCTACGTGCGCAAGGGAGACCTAGAGGCCAATGCCCACAGCCTGGTGGAGGAGATCAGCTTCCTGAAGTCCCTGTATGAGGAG GAGATCCGCGTCCTCCAAGCCCACATCTCAGATACCTCGGTCATCGTCAAGATGGACAACAGCCGGGACCTCAACATGGACAGCATCCTGGCTGAGATCAAGGCTCACTATGATGACATTGCCAGCCGTAGCCGGGCTGAGGCTGAGTCCTGGTACCGCGGCAAG TACGAGGAGATAAAGGCCACGGTGGTCCGGCACGGGGAGACCCTGCGCCGCACCAAGGAGGAGATCAACGAGCTGAACCGCGTGATCCAGAGGCTGACCGCCGAGATCAATAATGCCAAGAGCCAG AACTCCAAGCTGGAGGCGGCCGTGAGCCAGGCTGAGCAGCAGGGCGAGGTGGCCCTCACTGACGCCCGCCGCAAGCTGGCCGGGCTGGAGGAAGCCCTGCAGAAGGCCAAGCAGGACATGGCCCGCCTGCTCAGGGAGTACCAGGAGGTGTTGAGCTCTAAGCTGGGCCTGGACATCGAGATCGCCACCTATAGGCGCCTGCTGGAGGGCGAGGAGCAGAG GCTGTGTGATGGCATCAGCTCTGTGAATATCT GTGTGAGCAACTCCCAGGGCGGAGTCGTATGTGGGGACCTCTCAACCACCCGTACCTGCACCATCAAGTCCCGCGGAGTGGGAATCTGTGGCAGCAGCTATAAGAAGTGTTAA
- the LOC106835314 gene encoding keratin, type II cuticular Hb1-like, with translation MEGGWCEEIKATVQKHAQSLRHSKEELNRLNQAIQRLTVEPCELETAKDSPALQEEGASGSAKGKLAWLEAALQRAKQDMVRQLREYQELMIVKLGLDFEIATYRKLLEGEESRLGLGFGTGSVSK, from the exons ATGGAAGGCGGATGG tgTGAGGAGATAAAGGCGACCGTGCAGAAACACGCGCAGAGCCTGAGGCACAGCAAGGAGGAGCTGAACAGACTCAACCAGGCCATCCAGCGGCTGACTGTGGAG CCCTGCGAACTCGAGACAGCCAAGGACTCGCCTGCTCTGCAGGAGGAAGGTGCCTCCGGCAGCGCCAAGGGCAAGCTGGCCTGGCTGGAGGCCGCCCTGCAGCGGGCCAAGCAGGACATGGTACGGCAGCTGCGCGAGTACCAGGAGCTGATGATCGTCAAGCTGGGCCTTGACTTCGAGATCGCCACCTACCGCAAGCTGCTGGAGGGCGAGGAGAGCCG GCTTGGTCTGGGATTTGGGACCGGGAGTGTCAGTAAGTAA